A section of the Chitinophagales bacterium genome encodes:
- a CDS encoding LytTR family transcriptional regulator DNA-binding domain-containing protein, with product MTPLKVGIIEDDLLIAESIYIALQQIGYIPIRPVRNYSDALTMIAKEKPDFLLVDIILEGEKDGVDLANEINKYFAIPFIFLTANSDAGTVNRAKQVNPFAYLVKPFTENDLYSSIEIAVSNFNSQKKVQPETTPIFNDTLFVKEAEVYRKIATDDILYIESNNVYLHLHTADKSYLVREKLEDFIAKLSAKDFVRVHRSYAINFNQLDAIHGLSVIVKGKEIPLGRNYRNDLLQRTMLFK from the coding sequence ATGACTCCCCTTAAGGTAGGTATTATTGAAGATGACCTGTTAATTGCTGAAAGTATTTATATCGCTTTACAGCAAATTGGTTACATACCTATACGCCCTGTACGCAACTACTCCGATGCATTAACAATGATTGCCAAAGAAAAACCAGACTTTTTATTGGTAGATATTATTTTGGAAGGCGAAAAGGACGGGGTTGATTTGGCAAACGAAATTAATAAGTACTTCGCTATTCCCTTTATTTTCCTAACAGCAAATAGCGATGCGGGCACTGTCAATCGCGCTAAACAAGTAAACCCCTTTGCTTATTTGGTAAAACCTTTTACTGAAAACGATTTGTATAGCTCTATTGAAATTGCAGTAAGCAATTTTAACAGTCAAAAAAAGGTACAGCCGGAAACTACTCCTATATTCAATGATACCCTATTTGTAAAAGAAGCTGAGGTTTACCGAAAAATTGCTACTGATGACATTTTGTATATCGAGAGCAATAATGTTTATCTGCACTTACATACAGCCGATAAAAGTTACTTAGTGCGGGAAAAGCTGGAGGATTTCATTGCTAAATTATCTGCTAAAGATTTTGTAAGAGTACATCGCAGCTACGCAATAAACTTTAATCAACTTGATGCTATACACGGTCTGTCAGTAATAGTAAAGGGAAAAGAAATACCTCTAGGCAGGAACTACAGAAATGATTTATTGCAAAGAACAATGTTGTTTAAATAA